The DNA segment CAGGCAGCCATAATGCTTGCATTCAAGCCAAAGAGATGTACCTAGAGGAACATCCGGAAGCCAATATTCTGGTCATTGATTCCTTATCGGCCGGTCCTGAATTAATATTAATTGCTGATAAATTAAAAGAGTTAATTTTAAAAAACTTATCTTTTGCGGAAATTTGTAACCATATCAATACATATATGAAGCATACGCATTTATTATTCTATATTCAAGATTTAAATAATCTTGCAAGGAATGGTCGTGTTTCGGCAACTGTAGCGAAGTTAGCGGGATTATTGGGGGTTCGTATTGTTGGACGGGCTTCTGAAACAGGTACTTTAGAGCTATTACACAAACTAAGAGGGGTAAAGCGTTCCATACTTAAGATAGTAGAAGAAATGGTTAACGCTGGCTTTGCGGGCGGTAAAGTGTATATTGCTCACGCAAATAATGAAGAAGCAGCTTTGGAATTAAAAGAATTGATTGAAAAGGTGAGTGATAAGGCAGAAGTGATGATTCATCCAACCGCTATACTTTGTTCCTACTATGTTTCCGATCAGGGCTT comes from the Bulleidia sp. zg-1006 genome and includes:
- a CDS encoding DegV family protein → MMYRIVSDSSSNLFHLDGVDYQTVPLKVITAEGEFADTEKANLNRFREVMKTTKGKTSTSCPNTFEWISCFDGADCIFAITMTGALSGSHNACIQAKEMYLEEHPEANILVIDSLSAGPELILIADKLKELILKNLSFAEICNHINTYMKHTHLLFYIQDLNNLARNGRVSATVAKLAGLLGVRIVGRASETGTLELLHKLRGVKRSILKIVEEMVNAGFAGGKVYIAHANNEEAALELKELIEKVSDKAEVMIHPTAILCSYYVSDQGLMVAYEDKN